Below is a genomic region from Medicago truncatula cultivar Jemalong A17 chromosome 3, MtrunA17r5.0-ANR, whole genome shotgun sequence.
GTGAAGAGAAATGGAGAATAAGTGCTTCCATTGTCACCATCCCCGTCACTCAAACATGACACCATCACTATTGTCGTCCCACCACCGTTGTGGTTGTCCTTTGCTCTCCACTTTAAAAATATGTCCTCTAAACAAatttatcaagttttttttttccgttttgATCTCTAAAGCAGTTTTGAAATTAATACTCACAtagatttctttttttctttgttgaaatttattttataaaaatatttttcaaaatgaaaaatcaagaaTAACAATAAATACCAATATATGCTCTGCTCTAGAAGTACCTGCATGTGTAGTGCCCGAAAGTTTGCACTCCCGAAGATGCAGCCACTTAGTTGAAGCCCATTTATTTCCTCTAATTACTGGACTACCGCCTGAAAGcaaagattaattaaataacttcATCATTCATAGCTTGAAATTTCCAATGTGAAATGTAATATAAGTTTGAATCACATGGCTATAAGATTTTCTACATAAAGTATATACTCTATaaaatttttttagggagagCTGGAAATAGAGCATAAatgcagcagcagcaacaacaacaatcaagttttATCTCGCTATACAAGGTTTTGGTTACATGAATCAAATTATACCataattttctataataaaCCATATTTGATCAGACTGGAGGAGTTGGGTAGTTCAATTGGTTTgagcaaaaacaaaatgagtTGAGGGTCCTGGGTGCAAGCCCGGACAACAGATTATTAATGCAACAAACTAACGACTAacattcaacattttttttttttgaaggagactaacattcaacattaagaaaatatatatttggatccaactgATTAAtctattgattgtttttaatagagtatatatgcatattttagGGTTGAACCATTTACAGTTTTTAATAATTTCTAACCGTGTAAACTAGAAGTATCTAGTGTGCCATCTGGCTTCATGCTCCAAAACAGCAGAGCGTCGCCCATTTTTGGTTTCACTGATAGACCATCTCCAGAACATTTGGATACAGAAGTAAAGTTGGGCTGAGCATCAGGAAATACAGTCTCACCACCTTCTTCAACGTCAGACCTacataaggaccaaaaacaaggAACTGTCAAATTTGTATACAATTCCATCATAAAGCACAATGCAAAACCAATATATGGAAAGAGAATAAGGCTTTACAGATACATAAGAACTGTAGCAACTCGTGGGCCTCCATTCTTAGTGACGACCCCATCAGAGGTGTAATCGTAATGAGGCTCACATTTTTGCCCGACTCCATAGTGAATAACATGAAGTCCTTCTCCATTCTCTGcatatttaaaagttaaaacaatatTAAGCAACGGTTTCAAGAGTTCAGATTTGGGATGATTAAGAAAAGGACACTCGTTTGTGACAATCAAGATGCATGCAAATCACCTTAAACTTACTGTTCCACGAGAGGACCATCTACCGACACATTGAGATAGACTGCCACttaattagaaaaaataatgtGTCCCATGTTTCCCACTAAGGTCCTAAGACATAAGTATATGTGCAACAAGTTTGGTGTATTATGCACAATACTTCAATATATGTGCAgcaacaagagaaaaaaaatgaagagaaagagGCAAACAGGTAGACATAGATATCACACAAATACTCATACCTATTGGTACGGAGGTAATATCAGCAATTCTCCGTTCAATATTCTGGACAATTTTGTCCTTTCCTCTATCCAGAAACATTCCTGAACTAGTTCGAGAGCTACACAGGCAGGGGATATATCAAAAGTATGCATTACCACTGGACACATTTCTCAAGAAAATgtacatgaaaaagaaaatgatctACAATTATTGGAACCaatacaaaaaaaacacaagcaTAGGCAAACCTGCTTTCTTTAACCTCTCCAGTTACGCCATCGACAACAAGTGATCTTGCCATGAAAGGCTTGGCAAGATTGATCAAATGCTCACATTCTTCTTTTGACTGTTCAAAATGATAGGCAAAATGGAGGTTTTAATACAATATAGATTCCAACAGTTTAAGATCtctctcatttaaaaaaaatataaaaagaaagatcTCCACTCAAACTCTGGAGTCTTTCGGAAAGTTTAAGTTTCCTGCAATCTGAATATTTCGTGTATGAATGTGAATACTAGATTTTCTTTTATCACTAACCACCATGAAAAACCTCTATTgtcatataatttaattttccaTGAGCCTAGCCTATGCTTACAGACATTACAGGTACAATTATATGCAGCTCTCTATTCAATACTTGAAGAACTATATTGTGATACATGTTAGATTAATTTTCTCTTCAACTGTCTTATGTATTCTCATATAAAGTTAGGTTTAAAATCGGTGTCCTCTCATACTCTCATATTAATTTTCACTTCTACTATCTTATGTATATTCTAAAACAGACCAGAAAATTGTGATACATGGAAGCTCTTGGAACAGATGACAGAATTTCAGTCCATTGATCCTTCCTTTCCGTCAAACTGAAATGCATTCCGGAGGCAACAATTACAAGACTTAAAAGATTATACAcatttcaaatcaaaatcaaacagaATACCACTCACTTTATGATGTTTTCATCCTTCCTTTCCGTCAGTAATACTAATAAGCCGGTCTTTCTCTCAACCTTGTTATTCTTCTCACCTGTAAAACTTTGCCGTTAGAATAAGGTTTTAAATAACAATCTCAGTTCAAGTAGCGGTAAGGATTTCGAGATTCGGCTTCTACGCATGTTTATTTGCGGATTAAGGTGGAATAAATCACAACACACGACCGCAGTGGAATTTTGTGAATAAGGGTGTTCTGTCGCGTTTGTTTCCGTGGTTTTTGTTCACTATACTAAAACGCACGGTGTTTTTGCGACAACATAACACGCAGTCACGTTTAGAAACagcaaacaaattttttttgtttattttaatagaatgaaaactaaaaataaaaaagttcacGTTATGTTTCAGTGATGTTGCCTATTATTTGACAACAAATTAAGATAAGTGCTTATTTGATTAAAGACGGAGATCAAAGAAATTAAGAAACCCTTATGAATGGATTACATATGCACGCACAAGCATCACGGAAGATTGAATAGAAAACACTGTAGGAGACATAAAGTTTTTGAATAGAAAACAGTAAAACTCTGATATCAAGTAGCAAGttcatgaaaaatgaaaagtaaagaaatgaaaaataaaatataggtcagagtcaaacttgattttgattttaaaactaGTCAATAAGTTAATCATTTGAAACAATCACGCACAGAAGCATACCTGAGTTGATAAATGTCGGATATTGTTGACTTCGCATGACCTTAGAGGTCATCTTCTGTCTCCTTGGTGTGGGATGGTAACAAAAACGGTGGCAGCTATTGTTGTATGTGACTTGAGGACCACTGACTCTTTGTTTATAGAGCTTAAGGGTCCGTTTGTCGCATATTAAGATAGAGGTGATTTTGAcgtaaaacatttattttatagagaTTAGCGAAAAGATTCGTTTTCCGCTCTTATCATTAATAATTTTGGTTTGTTGTTTAGGGGTTTCTATAATGGgtgttgtatttttatttttattttaatacatGAGAAATAGAAACCAAAATATAAAGCTTATGTGATCTGTTAGTGAAAGAAAAAAGGTGAAAGCATCTCTATTTGAGAGAAAATATAGTGTTGAATAATCCCAACAAATATCAATCCTTAGAGGGACACCTTTCATTTCCCATTCAGAAAACTGCCAAATACTCTTCGTACATATGCCTGTATAATTCCAATATCTCAAGAGCCTATATAATTGAGgaatttctatggtacacctgcaaattaaggtgtaccggtactcttactttaaaaaattttaaattaactattatttttatggaataaagagctatttgttgatatttatattttagaaaatgtcatttcataagaaaaaaacgtcatttcattgtttataaaaatctactaattttttttacattttattgtaaaaaataatcaaaattctctattataagtactaaaaattcagaaaaattaaattttatttcgtcgacgtttttggttaataagatttaattattataattataggtgatggaaaacaatttttctcttcaaaaaataatacatttaactattaatttgttgattgggtgtaccaatacactcaaatttttaagtgtaccatagaatttgccatatAATTGTATCGCAAGTCACCTAGTTCTATGTAATCTTATATTGAGACATTTCACGTCAAAACAAAGCAAGAATTACAAACCAAAAACATCTAACATTGTAAATTTGCAGATGCTAGCTCCATTGCCTTGAAATAATTATCTGCCACAACTATTGTTTTAGCCGAACACTCTCTTCTTACAACCAGTCCATAGTTCATACACTATCCCACCTACTCTTCATACATACATTTCCTACACGTATAATAACATTGCCAAGACAAAACATAGCCAACTCTTCTAATCTTACCGACATCACATCATAGCCAAAACTTTGACAGAATCAAAACCAACCAGTTCCATCCTCAAACATTGCAAAGGGTTTAATCCCAGGGGCGGAGCCACCTCTTAGTGAGGGTGTGCACCTGCATCCcctgaaattttaaattttcaaccaaATATCTTGTTTTATTTGTATCTGCACACcctcaaatatttattttgcacCTTCTCACCCACGTTTTACCCAACTCTGCACTGCACTAGTCCAAGCCCAATGATTTTTCTCTCACCTTCTGACGCATAACAGATGGCAGGCGTTGCACATCACACACCATGCAAATTTTTCCATTTCTTCTGTCAACGCTCTAGCTGTTTCTTAGtgttttaattacttttttccattcttaatagggttaattatgtttttggtccctataaaattgagaacttttaagtttaatccttatttaattttaataggttttttagtccctacaaaaaaaaaatacttctaattttagtccttgttacgacaaagtttgtttaattatccttaaacttttaaatttttgaacgatttttttatgataagtttataacactatgaaaggttcatttactaaaatttagaaatttttaacatgaaacgaattaaatatgaattttttaaaaagacaaaagttaaagataaatttaacaaattctggacgtagaaatcaaattttgcgacaattttttgtagatgaacttttagtaatgttcttaacacgtctgcgaaaaattgttcaaaaactcaaaagtttaagcataaattaaacaaatttgaattgaggagggactaatactgattggaaaaatttattttaaggattaaaagaactattaaaattaagtaaggactaaacttaaaaggtcccaattttatagggactaaaaacatatttaacccttcttaatattatattattactaCTTCAATTTCTCCTCAACATTAAGATAAAATTCATGTAGAATGTGTATTGCAAGTCAGGGATAAGGAGTTTACCACAAACTTAATGTGTATCATTTGTAAAACATTAACTACATAATATTGATGATATTTCTCttgccatttttattttttttgagagaatttcTCTTGGTTTCAAGtggtaaaataatataattttttatttgtctaaAAGTCATGAaagatacaaaaaaattatgcgcttcatttttttattttttaaaaatagttatttgGTAGAGTaggacaattaaaaaaattctaaattttgcaGTTTAAATTTATGGTATAAAAAGAAgtcttattttatcattttctttataGATGAAAAGTTAGTAAACTGAAACCTAGTTAATCCTTTAaggtttttaacatttttttaagttttaaataggccctttatgttgttaatttaatactcatatttaaagtttttaagttttaaattggTCTTAAAAAGGATAATAAGGATTTATTTGAAACTTACTTACATATCTAATCTGATacttttgtcaaacttaaagtACTAAAAGATATATATAGGGTTTTGCTAGAAAATACACTTTAGATGTGTCCTTTAGCAAGTCACACCTTAAGGTGTGATATCCacccaactaatttttatgaaggtgtctcttagcaaagttataactttttagttataactttgttaaaagacactttcataaaaattaattggtgtcttttaacaaatgccAATAGGATAATTTTCTAAAAGATAGCTTCTAGcaaaactcatatatatatatatatatatatatatataagttccTCTAaagaatccttaaaaaaaaaaaaattccctaaaGAAATTATTAATGAAGTTTAAGAGTCTGCACCTCCTGATCTAGGGTCCTGGATAGACCACGGTTTAATCCCCACAATCTTTTTCCCTCTGAATCATTTTCCTTCTGTTATAACTCTTTTTCCCATCTCTACAAGCTCTTTGAATAATTTCCCAACTGTGGTAAATCGTAGTTTAACTTACTAACTTCTACTATTAATTATATGTTTATCATTagggttaaataatttttttgtccatATAAATatagtcatttttatttttagggtgaaatggagaagagcctcAGGTGTTTTGTGCGATAAGAAAGTATCACTTAAGCTTAAAGGAAAAATCTATCGGACAGCAGTCAGATCGGCAATGTTGTGTTGTACGGAGTGTTAAGCGGTTAAGAGCCAACACGAGAGTAAAGTTAGTGTAGCGGAaatgaggatgttgcgttggatgagTGGTAATACTAGACAGGATAGGATTAAGAATGACACCATTAGACAGAGagtgggggtagcacctatatatatagtagaaaagttggtagaaaataggcttagatgtTTTGGACATGAATAGAGAAGAACCGTAGATGCCGttgtaagaagagtagatcaaatggaggagagtcatgttaaaagaggtagaggaagacctaagaaaaccattaaaaaagatttagaggtcaatgagttggatccaaataaggtttttgatagaacactatgacgtcatttgatccatgtagccgaccccacttagtgagataaggcttggttgttgttgttgtttttagttctcataaaaaaaattacatgttttggtccctataaaattttctagCACGTACTTTTAGTCCGTgtaaaattaaaagttgtttaattatgcttaaacttttaaattattgaatgattttttacatattaattTAGAACATTATGCAAAGTTTCTTTgcaaaaaattatgtcaaaaattgatttttaggtccaaagttttattattttaatctttaattttttgtgtttagaaaaattcatatttaatttattacatgttaaaaatatataattttaataaaagagtTTATTATAATGTTCATAACATGTctgtaaaaaatcattcaaaaatttataagtttacacataattaaacacattttaatttaataaagactaaaactgcgtgctaaaaaaatttacaaggaccaaaatatgttttttttttttttattaaggccaaaaacaaaatttagtaTATTGagaccaaaaacttatttaactaatatcattaattattattaatgaaacatttaaccaattattttttaaaacttcttcttcttcgttttTAGGGAAAActtctattaattaaatatacaagCCTTCTATCTCTATATCGCAAACAGTTGatagtttttctaaaaaaaatataattaaaacaaagcAATTGGACTCAAGTAGTTAATgagttgtaacaaaaaaaaaagtagttaatGAGTTCCACCAAAGACGAattgttcaaaacaaaaaaaacagagtTTGATTTCTTAGATGGAATAATTTTTTGCCATACTTTACTTACCTTTCGACGAACTTGAGATTAACATAACCTCTTTCCCCTAAAACCGGAGGGTTAACATAAAAAGAACAATTGTGCCTATGAGAGCATAGCTCAATTAGTAACAACATTATATAatactagaccattgacccgtgctcGCACGGGTCATACAAAAGAACAAATATAGCGCAAATATGAAAGTAAATACATTACTTGAATCGAAATAATAGTATAATTCAATTCATAAGATAAATTGCCACAAACATTTTTACTGTACCATATTAAACAATTTCCATGGCATCGACCCTATTACGGTAACATAACATATAAATTTAATGACATAGTTTATTGAAGAGAAGAAAATCCAACGTCTGTCGACATAAAAATAGTACTGATATGCAATAACAACAATACTACAAAACAAAGTGCTACACATTACCAAAAACTTCTCtgtagaccacatttgatgTCACGAAAAATTAGGAACATAAGCGTTAGAATGTGTAGGGGAATTAGTTTAATATTATTCTCCAAAAAAACATCAGAAGGAAACACAGGTCTTATTTAAGTTCTGTTTagtcctttccaaaaaaaaaatgacattttcataAGTAGAAAAAATATGAGAGATTAGGACTAATCTTATAATTCTGTTTTTAAGTTCTAAAATAGGTGCTTGaatattcaaaatgaaaaagaataaggGCCATATGTttcatcaaaaccaaaaattaaaaactaactaTCAGTTTAGtgcttttcaataaaaatagtaCATTTTGTTAGGTAGGAAAATATTGCATCAGAAGGAAACGTAAGAAAGGATTGCATCATAAGGAAATAATCGGTTTTTTGCTTTCCATAAAAAGAGGACATCTTGATAAGTATTGCTTCACAAAAAATTAGGAACATAAGCATTAAAATGTGTAGGGGAATtagtttaatattattattctccaaaaaaaacataagaaggaAATGCAGGTCTTATTTAAGTTCTGTTTagtcctttccaaaaaaaaaagtcattttcataAGTAGAAAAAATATGAGAGATGAGGACTAATCCTATAAGAATAGGaggatttgtttatttatttagtaaaattaaggaaaaaaattaggagcgatttgtttatttcgatttccataacaattaacattttgattaaattaaatagggttaatatagtaaaattaagcaaagaagttaggttaaatttataaaaaaaaatgtgttcaggttaactttaaggaataagagataaAGTGTTGAAATAAAGATTATCTGAAagcgatttgttttgttcaaaagaaTAAGAGCGATTTAGGAGTgattttttgcttttattttgattaaattaaataggattaattaaatataggggtaatacagtaaaattaagcaataGGGTTCGGTTAAATTTAGGGCAACAATtagcgttcgggttaactttaaggataGGGTTAATTAAGCATAGGggtaatatagtaaaattaagcattagggttaggttaaatctagggcaacaattcgcgttcgggttaactttaaggaataagagataaAGTGTTGAAATAACGATTTTCTGAAAAGCgatttgtttttttcaaaagaatagGAGCGATTTAGGAGTGATgttgcttttattttgattaaattaaatagggttaattaaatataggggtaatacagtaaaattaagcattagggttaggttaaatctagggtaaCAATtagcgttcgggttaactttaaggataGGGGTAATACAATAAAATTAAGCATTATGGTTAGTTTAAATCTAAAGCAACAATTAGTGTttgggttaactttaaggaataagagattgttcaaaaaaatagaagcgatttgttttgttcaaaagaaTAGGGTTATTTAAACATAGGGGTATTGTAGGAAACGATTAGGAACAATCTGTATCTGTATGATTTTTGTCTTGCAAACAAAATAGGAAGAATTTGTTAATAGgagtgatttgtttttttttatgtttatatgtttagtaggaaatgatttttttttttaaataggagATTTctgcaatttgatattttaaacagGGGTAATAAAGTAAAAGCAAACActaaatttaggttaaaattagggcaacaattaGCATTcgagttaactttaataaataaaatatatgtaacgGTCAGGATTCAAACCTCGTATTCTCTGTTTATTTACCTTAAAAGGAGAATTTCTAATTGcgtgatttaaaaataaaaaaaattaaaaaaaaaaaaaaactcataatgtGCAATCAAATTATTTAGTcattgccattaaaaaaaacaatatttggtCATTTTCATGCTTCTTCTCTTAGAGCATCTATAATGTAGCtcaatattttgtttgttaaagtAGGTCTCATATGCATACATTACtcattttataatatagtaaTGAACAAACACCAAATATATCCAAACCAACACCTCAACAAACGATTATTAAATGGATGTCATCAACCGTTTATATTtcattacatttcaataaaacttattcatttttatacaatttattaaatgaaaaagTGAAGAGAAAGAGGGAATAAGTGCTTCAAGTGTCACCATCCCCACCACTGCAACGTGACACCATACAATCACCGCCTCACCATCGTCCACCACTGTTGTGGTTGCCACTGCCCTACTTTAAAAACATGTCCtcaaaacaaatttacaaagttttttttttctgatctCTAAACCAgttataaaataaagggttaatggtgctttacctcttgtaatataggtcattttttgttttcccccctgtaaaatattttttttgatttacccccttgtaaaatatattttttttggaatacccccttaATAGGTCATATAAACGacttattttagaaaattgtttttcaaaatgaaaaagcaAGAAAAGAATACAATAAATACCAATACATCCTCCTACACAATCCTACATATCAAGTCAAACATAACTGAGAACTTAGATTTTGGGCACAAACTTCACTTAATATTTGATAAATCGCAAGTAAAATTCGGACCCCTATTTGAGGAGAACAATTGCCTCATCCTTTAAACTTTGAACTCCGTAAGATGCAGCAACTTATTTGAAGCCCATTTACTTCCTCTAATTACTGGGCTACCACCTGAAAGcaaagataaattaattaacttCATCATTCATAGCTTCTAATTTCTAAAGTAGAATGTAATATAAGTTTGAATCACATGGCTATGATATTTTCAACATAAGTTCTATActctat
It encodes:
- the LOC11437130 gene encoding probable prolyl 4-hydroxylase 3 encodes the protein MTSKVMRSQQYPTFINSGEKNNKVERKTGLLVLLTERKDENIINLTERKDQWTEILSSVPRASMYHNFLSKEECEHLINLAKPFMARSLVVDGVTGEVKESSSRTSSGMFLDRGKDKIVQNIERRIADITSVPIENGEGLHVIHYGVGQKCEPHYDYTSDGVVTKNGGPRVATVLMYLSDVEEGGETVFPDAQPNFTSVSKCSGDGLSVKPKMGDALLFWSMKPDGTLDTSSLHGGSPVIRGNKWASTKWLHLRECKLSGTTHAEKVTLVPTNMLP